gttccgccgccgccttacgatccacctcctccatcctcttgcggatctcttcttgctctttcttgcgcttctcctcttgctgttactcgtgcttcattcggcgccaacgttctgcagcccaccttgcttgttgttccacaaagtcctttgcctgctgcgactgcacgatgtcgaaccactgcataaaatcacaaagaggcggaggagactttgtccaacaaaagttagaatcataactcaatgttaggtcataaAGAAAAATAGCGTCTGTTGTCCTGCtgccttggcccggtctttgccgtatcgcttaggtggatcatattcgtagttctcacacataaagaacctcatgtcgtagtcatctcctaaaacctcagattgcatgaacttgcataacgaaccgcagaagcacattggcacatcaattccttcaggtacggtggcttcacacttactccacggaatgtaggttgatcctgacgaacaATGAGgtgctatagtgtggtgcgccaaatgacgaacaatgatttCAATAATGCACATATcatataccaaatcgatgcgtgaaaatataggtactgtcataattctattgtcttatgctgcaatatcaataaggtactgtcataattatattctaattcataattaatttaaaaacaagtctgtaatagtactcaaattgtaatactaaacgagtgttctaaagcaccaaatctaattcagctaatccgctaattaaattaaattgttatacaatatcaacggattcatacggaagttactggcagatcacaagtgcgaaatttggcagagcttcgccgcttttcttctcctcacccctctttttttctgaatttttaggttcaaatgagaagggaatggCGGTCAGGACTTATATAGGGCGGAAGAACCCTGTCGCccttgggggggcgacaggcccctgtcgcccgttgggggggcgacaggcccctccCCCGGGCCAGGGAGCTCTttgcaaattccaaaaaaaaatacattagGATCCTATTGCCCATGgcttgggcgacaggaccctgtcgccccccatagggcgaccgggggtatttttgaaatatttcaaaatggacatatatttttgaaatttttatttttttttaaatataaaaaagaaaaaaccacgCTGAAGACGCACGACAGGAGATGAACGCGTTGCTTTATATTAATCTCCCAATCTAGACCGAAGAACTCGAACCGGATGTAATTGGAATTTGGCCGGCTTGCCGGAGGATTTGGGCGACAACGTGTCGTCGTGTAATCTGACCTCGTAAACCAGTTCCAATTATCGTCCCATAATCTGAGACCGTAACACTCTTTAGATCAAGAGAgaggcggccatggctgccTTCTTGCTTCCTTGGTGCGTTCCTCGTATCTACGCGGCGTCGACGCGGTGGCCGGCTCCGCTTCAAGATCGATCTTTCTTTGCTCTGCTCTGCAGTGCCCTGCCCAGTGGCCGAGCCGTCGATGGCGTCCTGGTGGGAGCCCCTCTCCTCCGCTCGTCAAGGCGAGCTGGAGGGGCACGACGTCAACAACTTGGATGGACGGGGACGCGCCTCGTCCCCTCGCCCGGCTGCCCCCCATGGGAAAAAAATGGAGCCCTTGTACGTGAAGACCTCGTGGCCTTATATAGGCGAGGACTAGGGTAAGCGGCGGGAGTCAGGATCCACGGAAGAGCCGTCATCCTGTTAAACTGAATGGTACGAGCTTCACGGGATCTGTTTAGAGGATAATCTTGTTCTGTTGGAGAGTGCGGCGGCAACGAATGTGAACGTGTCGATCACCTGGCCGAACGTGAGCTCTAAGCCGTAGGGCTAGTCATGCGCCGGCCCACCTCCTTGTTAACACGTACACAAGATAAGAAAGCTAGCAACGGATGGACTAGCATCTCTCATGTTTAACTCCAATATATGGAATTTGATCATGCGCAGGACGCCATGCACAATGTATGGCTGTCTGGTGGGCCAAAACAATCCGTCTCCTGTTCATACACTAGGAAAGTACTGCATCTTGATTTTGTACACGTACAGGACGCCACACACAATGGCTGTCATGCAGACTAATGATCAACGCTACCTGGTCTTGAGAATCAGAATACACAGAAGCATGCATGCACTCTTGTGCAATTACCTTGTCATGCCATGCGTGCGTGCATGTGAAGCCAAGGTTGCTAGCTTCTTCTCTTTTCCTTGCTTCTTTTCTCTTCTTGCTTAGAGATACAGCACACATGATTCATATCACATATATAGCTCATATGGTACAAAATCTCGTCAAACACTAGCTACGTGCATGCTCGCCGCGACGGGCAACCTCGCTGGAGAGCCCATTGCAGCACACGACGCATGCAGCTGCCATGCAGACCGCCGAGGACAGTGTGCCGGGCATCAAGGATTCACAGCGTGCACCACTTATGAGATGGCCAAGGCTACAAGTAGCAGGTCGTCGGATCGGAGCCGTGAACCCAAGCCTCTAGCTGCACAAGGGGCATCGATCTCAGCATCACCAAAGCCACCGCATCGCCATGGACCTCGTCATAGGCCAGCTCATGGGATGGGGCAATACTTCGTCTTCAACCCGCGGCAACGCGCGGGGTGCCATCTAGCTAGTTCACAAAATGAATCCAAACAATAACAAACAACACACATAATAATAATGGAAATATATACATGTTCCGTTTTATTTACTGCATATATAGTACCAACTGAGCATGATTACATAGTAACATAATAGGTCGGCATCACTAATCATTTGGAGATCGATGCAAGATGATAAGTATGCCTTCTTGTCACGTCCTACTTCCTCAGCTGCTTACTCTTTAACTCCTCTAATTCCTTCATCATTTTTGCCTTCTCAGCATCATATGCCTTTGTAGCTGCCACAATTGCCTTTGCCAACACCCATATCGCCTTCCTTGTGTCCTCCAATTGCCTTTGGAGTTCACCCTTTTTCACCTTACACACCTCCAATTTCAATTGGAGTTTAACCTTTTCCTCCCTACACTCCTCCAATTCCCTTTGGAGTTCATCCTTTCTCACCTTACACTCCTCCAATTCCAGCCTAATCGTTCCTTCGATTTCCAATTGGAGATTAATCTTTAATTCGAGTTCCATAATGAGTTTAACCTTTACTTCGAATTCGACCTTGAGTTTAGGCTTTGCCATCATACACTCGTCCAATTCCCTTTGGAGTTCAGCCGTTATCTCCCTAGACTTAACCAGTTGCCTTTGGAGTTCAGCCGTTATCTCCCTAGACTTAACCAGTTGCCTTTGGTGTTCAGCCGTTCTCTCCCTAGACTTAACCAGTTGCCCTTCGAGTTCAGCCATTCTCTCCCTAGACTTATCCAGTTTCTTTTGGAGATCATCAATGTCCACCCGGGGGGCAGGGTGGGTGACGTCCTCGTTGATACCTGAACTTCATTAATTTTAGTGGGGGTTAGAGGGGAGAGATGCGAATACGACCACACTGCGCAGGAATTGGACATTGGAAAAATGATGTCTTTTCCCTCACCTGGACGAAAAACCGATTCTCCAACCGCCAGTCCAGCTAAAACAGGTATACCTACAACTGCCACTCCAgctaccgccgccaccgccgcctctaaTGCTCCAACAAATGGCAATAATAGAAACGCCATGTTCTGGAGACTTGTAGAGGTCGGCGGCTTATAGCCGTCGTCGCCCTCCTGGCGCTACTGTTGTCACGCACTCGTCGGAGTTGGAAGACGCTTCCGCTATCTTCGCCGTGCCCCAGGCAAAGGTTGCGGTGCGTGGTAATGCACCTGCCAAAGCTAGTTTTACTTGGGGGTTCAATATATATAAGGGAGGgagcgagcgagagagagagagagagaggtgtacGAGGAAGCGGgaagaagcagaggagagaagggaTGGAGTGTCGGTTCTAAAGAGGGAAGAAGCAGAGGGGAGGGAAAGGATGCAGTGTCAGCGAGGAAGAAGGATGGGGAGGGAAAGGATGCAGTGTCAGCAAGGAATAAGGACGGGAGGGAAAGATGCAGTGTCAGCAAGGAAGGAATCCCGGGTGACAATGTGAGTACCTTAACCAAATAGCAATCCTATTATTCCTAAAAGAATTGCATAATTTCGGAATTTCCTTACCGGCTCTGGCGCTCGGCGGATCCTGACAGTCATGCGGTCCTGTCTGGCTGCCTGCAGCGAGCGATGCCGTAGAGCTGCGAGGGTCAAACATTCATCAGCCGATGCCGAACGTGAGCAGCAGAAATTACAGCCCAGGTCCATCAGTGCAAAGATGAGCACACGTCTGCCATTCTGATGCAAATGAGTCCCAATCGTCTATGCAGATCAGCGCACTCCACTAGAATATGAATTGTGCAAgtagctgcaagcctgcaagcgCATTGTACTCCCAAGCAGGCACACTTTGAATAACTGTATGACCAGAGAAATTTCCAAGTTGTAATAGATTCAATAGGTACCAACCACTctgttaaaatttgagagccttTGGCCCACGGGAAAGCATACACGATACTATACTGACAGACAAGCATACACGAAAAACCAGTTGTGCAACCTGCTGTCAATGATACTATACTGACAGACAAACATACACGGTCAGACATACATGAGCAGCAATATTCTGAAGGATATTCACTACCGGAAAACCCTAAGTTGCCGAGTGTCtcggcctttgccgagtgccagactacgggcactcggcaaagatgttgtttgccgagtgccaggccacgggcactcggcaaaaatttGGTACACGGCATGCCCAGGCTTTACCGAGTGCCGGCAGTCGGCAAAGCAGGGCACTCGGCAATGCCCGCGCACGTGCCCAGCATGCGCGCCCGCTATGCGCCGCCCGTCAGGGGGGCTGACGGCGttaagtctttgccgagtgccaccttCTGGCATTCGGCAAAGGAGACATGTTGCCGAGTGCCTCCagcaggcactcggcaaagatgaaactttgccgagtgccctggcCTGGCTCTCGGCAGAGTttcttttgccgagtgctggagcttaggcactcggcaaaattgGTTAAAAAATTTTTTTTGGGCCTACAAATTTTTTGGTCTCTACTGAAATTTGATAATTTAATCCCTAGTAGCATAAAATACTTTTATtgattggtttactattttctgttaatttttttgtttgcgGGGAATAATCGGTTGAAGTTAATTTAAAATTAGAAGTGGGTCGAAATTTCGAAATCAATGGATGGAAATTTGATATTTATGTACTTGAATCAAAACTGATGCCGTATGCATGAAAGAACTTAAAAGTTGAAGCATCTTTATCAGGAAACTTGATCACAAGCGTGTGCACGGACGTtcggaaaaaacaaaaaatagcaTACAATGTCTGAAAATTATGGTAGTTGTGCAAATCCCTTGGCTTCATGCTAGGATGGAGTAGAAAAAAATTGACAACGTTTAGGACATGTGACAAGGTACGCCGCTTACAAGCCGGAGGATCTCCGAAGAAGTTTAAGAGAGATGCGTAGTATCCGGTTCGATTTGTGGTTGAAATGAAAGTCGCATATGATTCTCATTGTGAAACTTTTTATATAGAGAAATAACAACAAAACATGTGTCCTGTGAAAATTTGGTTAATTTTTATTTAgttatctatatataaaattatttttagcacaCATTGAAAATCAATATATTTAGTTTTAGTTTTAACTTGATCTTTAAACCCATGAAATAATAGGGTTTTTTGCATGAAATCATGAACCATAAattgttgcattattttggcaaatTATTTAGTTGGTAGTCACTAAATGTTTTATACATACCTCATCAAAACGAATTTGTTGATATAAATTCAATTTGTctttagaaacacatgaaataataggttttcttgcataaaatcatgaaacttgaaattctaatTATCTTAATTTGAGTTTGAAATTATTATGCATGAAATAATGtttatttttaatttgtatCTTAGTTTTTTGTGTTTTGCAGGTTAGAATTGAATTGGCAAAaatttgtttgccgagtgcctggcACTCGGCGAACCCAAGCTTCGCCGAGTGCCCGCCGATCTGGCACTCGGCCAAGGGCGAATAAAATGTGATTTTTAAaatggctttgccgagtgcccctgatccggcactcggcaaagccgatgcggcactcggcaaaaagtgTGGTTCCAGGACTTAACCCCGCGGTttccacacacacgcacgcacgccacacactcgacacacacacacacacacgcaggctcacgccgccaccgccgacccGCGCCGCTGGCCTTCCGCGCcactccgccgccgtcgagcccccggcctgcccccgccgccgacccgcgccgcccccggaccgcgcccccgccgccgacccgagccgcgccgccgccgccccggccccggcaTCCCAGCTCCGCCCCAGCCTTGTCGTCCCGCCCAGCCACGGCGACCCGCCCCGCCCAGGCCCGCGCCGGCCCCGTCGCTGGTCCGTGCCGCCCCAGGCCGGGCCGCTGCTCGTCGCCTCCTGGGGTCACGccggcctgcgccgccgctgccgcgggtCCGCGCCACCCCGGCCGGTCCGCCCTCGgaccgcagcgccgccggccacccctcCACGCCGGCATGGCCGCGGGTCTGCGACGCCCCGGCCGAGCTGCCCCCGGCCCGCAGCGCCGCTCCCAGACCGCAGCGCCCCCGGCCCGCAGCACCGCCGGCCCGCAGCTCCACGCCGGCAAGGTaactttttaaaaatatttttagtttaTAGTTTAAATGTTTATATTGTTAGTGTATATAGAATTTAGTTTTTTTAgattgttatttatattttgtttATATCAAATTTAggttatttagtttatttttatatagttatttataGCTTGTTTATGTAGAATTTAGTTTATTTtgaatttagtttatatatattCTTAGTGTATATTTTtagtttgtttgtttatttagttAAGTAGAtatttatttagtttattttagttTACAACCGAAATATTGATAACTAAATTAGAGTTTAGTTCATTTGGATAATGATATGTAGTTAGTAAATCATGTTCATAGATCGCGTAAACCAGTTAGGTGTCTCCCGTTTGGAAGAGATACGTTTTATACATATCTTTAATCGTGTCTGTTTCGAATTGTCTATGCTTCTTTGGATAGCCCGAGGATGCGTATATGGGGTCAGATTCTATGGTCCACTCCGATCCGAGTCAGAGTTTCAGCATCACCTCCCTGTTGTTCTCGGGATACACAATCTTCCTTTCGGGACGTGTAtctggagaacagcggggaggtgctacCGAAATTCTGTCTCGGATAGGAGTGGATCATGGAAGCTGATCTTATCTACGCAtggtcgggtgggattaggacctatctttacCTACTAGAGTCTAAGCCGAATTTTGATAGTAGCCGCTGATATCTTGGAagatggatgaccgtgagtggatgtacaccGGTCGGGTAACTCGAGCTAGCATGACCAATGAATGGATTGAGAAGACTAACGAGTTCTTGGAAGGGGCATGGGCGCAAGCTGAAGGGTCGAGATTCATGTGGTGTCACTGCAAGAGTTGTGGAAACCAGAAACGAAAGACAAAGAAGGTCATGGGCGAACATCTTGTCAATTATGGATTTACGCCaaactatacccggtggatctttCACGGTGAAGCCCATCGTATGAGGGATGAGGTCATGAGGCAATGCATCGATGAATGTGATGCTACTGGTGGGATTGGAGACATGTTAGATGACCATGAGGAggcacatttcggtgaaggaccgcaggaggaggagccagaggcaagCACAAAGGCGTTTTACAAGATGTTGGAGGCGGCATAGAAACCTCTTCACGGCCAAACAAAAGTTTCTCAGCTGGATGGCATTGGACGCCTTATGGCCTTAAAGTCCAAGTTTGGCCTGAGCCAAGACGCCTTTGATAGTATGTTGACCGTTTTTGGGAGCATGCTTCCAGAAGATCACATTCTGCCCAAGACAATGTATCAGGTGAGGAAAATCTTTAGTGCACTGAATatgccatatgagcagatacattCTTATCCTAATGGGTGcatcttatttaggaaagaGCACAAGGCTGAAACTTACTGTCCAAAATGCAAAGCCTCAAGGTTCCTGGAGGTGGATGCTGGTGACGGTCAGCCTAAGAGGCAGCTCACGATTCCTGTGAAAATCGTACGTTACCTTCCATTCATTCAGAGGATCCAAAGACTCTATATGACCGAGGAAATCGCgaaacagatgacatggcacaaaaaagGTGTTCGATACAACCCAGATAAGATGGTGCATCCCTCCGACGGTGAGTCATGGACTCATTTTGATGAGATTCATCATGAGAAAGCTAAAGAAGATCATAATGTACGTGTTGTGCTGGCAACcgatgggttcaatccttatggTATGATGGCCACATCGTACTCATGTTGGCCCGTGTTCGTTATTCCCttgaatccccccccccccggcattCTCTTTCAACGACAAACCATATTTGTGTCATTGATTATTCCTAAGCACCcagggaataaaatgagtgtttaCATGGAGCCTCTAATCGATGAGTTGATCAAAGCATGGGAGGAGGGGGTGTGGATGTGCGACCGAGtaacaaagacaaacttcagaaTGTATGTGTGGTACCACTACTCCCTGCATGGCCTCCCAGTGTATGGCATTTTTTGCGGATGGTGTACTCATGGAATGTTCCCACGCCCAACATGCAAGGCAACTCTGCAGTTCATTTGGTTGAGAAAGGGGGGCAAGTATTCGTCGtttgacaaacatcgacaattccttcCTGCTGACCATCCATTTAGAAGAGACATTAAGAACTTCACGAAAGGTGTCGTAGTTACACAATCTGCACCGTAGATGCTGACGGGTGCCGTGCTTCATGCTCAGATAGATGCTCTCCAGGTCAATGAtgcaggtggttttgtgggATATGGTGAAGAACATTCCTGGACTCAGATCTCTGGCTTGTGGAGGCTTCCCTATATTAATGATATCCTCCTTTCACACAATATTGATGCCATGCACACTGAAAAATATTGGGGCGAGGCTCTTTTTGAAACTGTCATGGACATCCCCGATAAGACGAAGGACAACGTCAAGGCTCGAGTAGATCTGGCAACGTTGTGCGATAGACCAAGATACGAAATGAAGACTCCGAGACTAGGGAGACAATGGAGGAAGACTCCGGCGGATTTCGTCCTAACGAGGCCCCAAAAAAAGGAAGCACTAGAGTGGATCCAAAAGTTACAATTTCCagatgggtatgcagcgaatctgAGGAGGGGAGTTAATTTGACTACGATGCGAATCAATGGgctgaagagtcatgactaccacatatggattgagcggcttcttcctgtgatggttcgaggctatctcCCTGATAATATATGGCGAGTGTTGGCAGAGTT
This genomic interval from Panicum virgatum strain AP13 chromosome 8K, P.virgatum_v5, whole genome shotgun sequence contains the following:
- the LOC120646146 gene encoding puff II/9-1 protein-like gives rise to the protein MAFLLLPFVGALEAAVAAVAGVAVVGIPVLAGLAVGESVFRPGINEDVTHPAPRVDIDDLQKKLDKSRERMAELEGQLVKSRERTAEHQRQLVKSREITAELQRQLVKSREITAELQRELDECMMAKPKLKVEFEVKVKLIMELELKINLQLEIEGTIRLELEECKVRKDELQRELEECREEKVKLQLKLEVCKVKKGELQRQLEDTRKAIWVLAKAIVAATKAYDAEKAKMMKELEELKSKQLRK